From Capricornis sumatraensis isolate serow.1 chromosome 19, serow.2, whole genome shotgun sequence:
GAAAATGGGTGTCAAGAACAGACCAACCAATTCAGTACCCAAATTTTTGGTTTTCCCTAATTACCACGTTACTTCTTTATCTGTTTACATGTTGGTTACTTAGGGAACCAAAAGCTTTTTCTTTGAGATTAATTCAGGTTTCAATCCTACTCAATAGTATAAAAGAGTATTTATGATTTATAATCAGAGCACATTTATAAGAGGCTTCTGAGTGAAAATGGCTTGGTACATACTGCTAATTAAGTTTTAGGGAACTGTTTTCACTGCAAAACAGGCAACACTTTATGGATAAAGCCTTTATTGCAACCAGTATATAATGTCTTTTCTATCTGTCCTGATAATTCATACTCTGATACATTATAAAAAAGGGCCTGTATGAAGCAAATTCTATAAAGTTATGACAGCTTTACAAGATGAAGAGCCCTAAATATCTCACAGAAAAATTACAGAAATCACAGTTCTTTGCTAATTGTTTCTTAGATCTTTTGGCTTCTATAAAATCCTTATTTACCCTCAATCCCATTCCAAGAGATAACAACACTCAGTATTGACTATGGTTCCTTCAACAATGAAATTCAAACTGAAATATATTCTATGAAATGAGAATCCAATGCTTAGCACTTATTACTCACTGATTCTTGGTTCTCATCTTTCCTGTCTTCACACCCCATTATACTTAAGAGCATAACCACTTAGAAATCTTCCTCAAACTGTGTTCCTTGAAACAACGGTATGCCACAAGAATGTGTGTTCAACATGATAGGTGTCAGCagtgtttaagttttgttttaaatttatatctaATCAAAAGAGTGAATACCTTTACAGAGTGATTGCTGAATGGAAATCTTTTAAGAAATAATGCACAACCCATGAGAAACAAAACCTGTCCTGGCACACAGAAACGTATAGActaatgctcatagcagcataaTTCATAATACAAAAAgcgaaaacaacccaaatgcccatcaatgttttaaaaaaagaagacagtctatccataaaacagaatattattcagcaataaaaaagtactgatacatgatGAAATATAGATGAACCTCAAAATCCTTATGGGCGTGAAAGAAGCCCATCACAGAGGACTTCATACTGTCTGACTCCACTTATAGGAAATGTCTAACAGGCAAATctagagagacagaaaacagactggtggttgccatggGCCCAGGACGGGCAGGGAGGAGGGTCCTGAGAAGGAAGGCTTGGAAGTGACAGCTAAGGAGTGCAAGGTTTCTTTCAGGCACGAAGAAAACTTCTAAAATTGATGTGGTGAGGAATgtacaattctgtgaatatactaaaagccactgaattgtaccCTTTAAATGTGTGACTagtatagtatgtgaattatgcCTCAGGAAAGCtacatgtaaaaagaaaaaaaagtatttgaacAGATACTTCACTAAGAGGACATCCAAAAAACCATCCATAAACACATGGAAAAGGTGCCCAAATTTAGTAggtatcagagaaatacaaaattaacacCAAAATGAGACACCACCACAGACTAGACAGAACTAAAATAAAAGATGGATAATATCatgtgttggtgagaatgtagcaCAGCAGACATAGTCTACTGAAAACCATTCAAGTGGTAAAGCCACATACGAAAGCTATTTGGTAGGATCTATTGAAGTTGAATATAAATATACTGTATGTCCTGGCAATTCTATTCctagatatatatataccatgcatacatacacaaaaaaacaTGCATAAGAACGTCCATAGCAGAATTACTTTAATAGCTTGAAACTGAGAACAAAAGTTCATTATAAACTATGGTATATTTATACATTGGAATATAACGGTAATTCAGATAAACTACCAACATATACAGCAGCATAGATAAATTGGATTAAtaatatgttgaggaaaaaacagatacaaaagaacatataataataaaggaatttaaaatgggcaaaagcaACGTGTCACTATTAGGACAGTGATTACCTTGTGGCAGGAAAAGAGGTAGTAATCAGGAGAAGGGTTAGTCATGAGGGAAGCTGCTGGGGTGTTACGTTTTATTTCTTGATCTGGGTGCTAGTTACATGGACATGTTTACTTTGTGAGAACTCTTCTagttacacatatattatttgcattttcctttataAATATGTGTCcataaaaatactatattttggtttaagtgtttatttttaaaaagtgagggaaaaaagaaatggtataCAAAAGCACAATACTTGACAATGCCAAGAAAGTGTGACCAATCATTCACCCAGAAAGTTTCCAACAAACGGTTACACAGAACAGGTAGAGCCACTTCAGTAAATGCTGGTCTGTGCTGTGAATCCTGTCATTCTGTTTCAGCATATATTTATGGtattttatattgaatatttataCCACATAGACCTATGGCTAGTTCATAATCCATATATGACGACCCAAGTGGCCAAAAAGCCAGAACACTTTAAGGTGACATTAATAATCACAGCACTTGGTGTGaagtgctactgctaagtcactgtaTCATAAACCATAAATCCACAATACCACTAGTTCTACAATATGAAAATGTACCATCTAATTTCACTTTACTCTCACTTCCTTTTTCCGCTAGACAccaaacaggaaagaaaatgagagtaTAATTCAAGagttgaaagaaaaaggaaatacaggAAACTCAATCAGATCTGCATGACTCATGTGTCAACTGCGAATTTCTAATTTcaagcctttaaaaaaagaagcttcaAGGACCCTTCAAATTATGTTCAAGTCAGATGCCTGATTAGACAGTTGAATCACTTTACTGGACTACATTTTTCTTGATTCAGATCTCCTCTCTTGCTGCCACAAATATGTTTGTTCAGTGTAAATGGAGTGATGAAGATTGACCTTTCTAGCCAAGCAGCTGGCTGAACAGGATTTTAAATGATATGCTTAGGATTTTACTCCACTCAATTTAAAGCAAAAGGAAGTGCAATAAAAGTGCATGGATGATAGAGCCACATACCTAAGTTTTACTCTAAGAATTTTAGAGCCTCTGTCCCACTCCTTCTGACAAACTCAGAATTCCACATCAGGGTGAGGTTATAACCGGAAGTGAAACACTGAACTACTACCATGAAAAGTTCAGGGCTCCAGAACAGAATCGGTAGTGGCTCTGTCTTTTAAGAACTGTCCCTATCTATTTTCCGGTTCTTGAGAGTAAAAActgaacagaaggggaaaaagcaaTTGCTGTGCCCTTAAGCCCTGCCTACTATCTTGACTCATTCCAATGTCTTTTCTCTGAATTTCCATCCAATAGCACCAAAGTAAGATGCCcattcctggaggaaggcatggcaatccactccagtattcttgcctggagaatcctcatggacagaggagcccagagggctacagtccctagggtcgggCGCACTCGGgcatgactgcagcgacttagtacacatgcaagatgcccatttccttctttcataCTTCAAAACTCGACAGAACAATCGTCTTGGAAACTCACTATTCTTTTTTTCAaacattaaacttttattttctattagggtatagctgattaacgatggtgtggtagtttcaggtgaagagcgaaaggactcagccatacatataatacatgtatccattctcccccaaatccctcctcccacccaggttggcacataacattgagcagggttccctgtgctttacagtaggtccttgctggttatccattttgaacatagcagtgtgtacatgggagaaggcagtggtaccccactccagtactattgcctggaaaatcccatggatggaggagcctgccgggcagcagtccctggggtcgctaagagtcagacacgactgagcgacttcactttcatttttcactttcatacatcggagaaggaaatggcaacccactccagtgttcttgcctggaaaatcccaaggacggggtagcctggtgggctgccgtctatggggttgcacagagtcggacacgactgaaccgacttagcagcagcagcagcagtgtgtacatgaccttcccaaattcTCTAAGTAccccttccccccagcaaccatcagtttgttttctgtgagtctctttctgcgaAACTCACTCTTCTGGATATGGAAGACCACACATACTTGCagcattttgtaaaatttttattccCCCTAATTCTtagcaccgcccccccccccccgccacccacTTACTGTTTACTCCTAACTCAGCCCATCACTTTCTAAAATCATCAACAGGAGATTGTGTGCAACTGCCTGAGAAATTACCTACTCAAAGCAGCCCTCAGAAACAAATTTCCATGAATAGCTAATGGAAAGGAGAAAGAGCCTATATTTATGAAATTTCTTTTAGACCTGCTACCTGACTTTCATTCAAAGATAGCATGTGAGCAAGTGCTAATCTGCATAGGTGATAGGAAGCTGAGTCCAATCATTTATTCACAGCAGGCACAGTGCTGGAAGCTAAGGATGCAGAGATAAAAGACTCTTCATTCAAAGTCAGACTTGTCATGCAAAGAACTCAAAGttctagtggaaaagaacctcaTCAGTCAGCAATCATAATATCACAGGTGTGTCACGACAGGTGTATGTCCAGAGTGGCACAGGAAGACAAAAAAGCAAGCATCAAACTCAAGTGTAAAGAACTGGGGTAAGTTTCTCAGATGAGGTGGCATTAGATTTAAATGTGGAGAGATACAGAGAAGGAATCTAGGTAGGAATGGTGGGGACAGGCCATCCCACTTGGAGGAAGCCAGCATGTAAAAGTCACAGCAATTCAGGGAATTCTCCGGCAGtgcagtggttcagttcagttcagtcgctcagtcatgtccaacccctcgtgaccccatgaattgcagcacgccaagcctccctgtccatcaccatctcccggagctcactcagactcacgtccatcaagtctgtgatgccatccagccatctcatcctctgtcattcccttctcctcctgcccccaatccctcccagcatcagagtcttttccaatgagtcaactcttcgcatgaggtggccaaagtactggagcttcagctttagcatcattccttccaaggaaatcccagggttgatctccctcagaatggactggttggatctccttgtagtccaagggaccctcaagagtcttctccaataccacagttcaaaagcatcaattctttggcactcagccttcttcacagtccaactctcacatccatccatgactactggaaaaaccatagccttgactagacggaccttagtcggcaaagtaatgtctctgcttttgaatatgctatctaggttggtcataacttttcttccaaggagtaagcgtcttttaatttcatggctgcactcaccatctgcagtgattttggagccccccaaaataaagtctgacactgtttctactgtttccccatctatttcccatgaagtgatgggactggatgccatgatcttcgttctctgaatgttgagctttaagccaactttttcactctcctctttcactttcatcaagaggctttttagctcctcttcactttctgccataagggtggtgtcatctgcatatctgaggttattgatatttctcccggcaatcttgattccagcttgtgtttcttccagtccagcgtttctcatgatgtactctgcatataagttaaataagctccCCATTTCCACTGCGGGGggacaggttccatccctggtcagggaacaaagatcttgcatgccatgcAGCGAGGCAAAAAAAGACATAACAgttctgtttgggatgatgatAAAAAGACCTGGAAatggacagtggtgatggttacccaatattgtgaatgtacttgatgccactgaattgtacattttttaaatggtaaagaaaaatTATGTATGTCTTTCcacaattaaaacacacacacacacacacacacacacacacacacacacacacacacacacacacacatggggcttccttggtaaaggaactgcctaccagtgcaggagacacagatttgctctctgagctgggaagatcccacatgctgtaatgcaactaagcctgtgtgctacgaccattgagcctgtgcccaagagcccaggagccacaattactgaagcatGAGtaccctggagcccgtgctctgcaataagagaagccaccacgagaagaccgcacactgcaactagagagcctccctctgcaactaaagaaaagtcCCCACAACAAGGAAGaccaaattcaattttaaaaagctaaaaaataaataaaaacagatgtcTGAGTGTGTAGAAACACCAAATAAGATATCTATAGAGAAGAATGAGTGGCAGGAAAAATGATGGAGCTGTACCAGGGCTAGACcaaaaaatgagaatgaaagtcactcagtcgtgtcccactctttgcaaccccactgcactgccagagaattccctgaacTGCTGTGTCTTTTACATGCTGGCTTCCTCCAGGTATAtgtatagtccgtgggattctacaggccagaatactggagtgggtaaccttttccttctccaggggatcttcccaacccagggatcgaacccaggtctcccacattgcaggcggatacttaaccagctgagccacaacggaagccctGGGCTAGACCATAAAGGGCTATATATTCCATGCTAATGGAGTATAAAAGATAACCAGAAGGGGAGGAAGACTGGAAGATTCATGAGTGATTAGGAGGCTATTAATATAACCCAGAGGAAAAATCAAAGTCTGAACTCTGGAGAGGCAGTGGAGACAAAAAGAATGAACAGATTTCCAAGACTGAACGACAGAAGAATAAAGTAAACTTGGAGGCTAAATGCGAAGGAGTGGGAGGAGTCAAGAATGCCTCTCAGGTTTGCGGCTGGAGCAAAGGCACTCTCTGATGCCCTTCACTCAGAGAGTGAAAGCAGGTGGACTGGGGAGCATGGTAATATCTGGTTCAGTCTTCCCAGTTTGAACCCTTGTGAATGAAGGATGAAGACCAGCAGTTAGAGGAACTGCAGGATTTCTTAAGTGTGTCTGGGGACTTCTGCATCAAAGCCACTTTTCCACATCTCTGAACAGAACCCAGCCCCTCTCCGTCATGCCAAAATTAAGGGCTTTGATAGACTCATGCGGATAGAGACATCTGTTAAGGCCCTGAGGTTCTCAGCAGTACCTTCAGAGAGGCTCATCAAAGAGACAACAAGGCTGCCACTTCATGGTGCCCACGGTCACATTCAGGACTCTCGAAATAACCAGGAAGTTTCACAAGGATAGACAGGAATCTCACAGGTTGGGAAGGAAAGACCAAGATGAGTTATTGTCATTGGGAGaatccaggtggcgctagtggtaaagaacccacctcccagagcaggagatctaagagatgggggttcagtcccggagtcaggaagttcccctggaagaggacatgacaacccactccagtattcttgcctggagaatcccacagatagaggagcctggagggctacagcccatagggttgcaaagagttggacacgacttagcacataGCATAACAAGTACAGAACATAAAAAGGACCTGTTTTATTCTTGCCGGCTACTGAGGCCTGTGTATCAGTTTAATACACATTTTAGAAAAGTGATACGATGCTATTCACCAACCCCTTTGTAGGCTACTCTTGGACATTTAGCAACGTGGTGAGCATCTATGTCATAACGCTCATCCATAACTTCATACTTAGGGCTAAACAGTATCTGATTATATGCCATGATTTATTCAATCCCctattgttggacatttaggtttgaGTAGAGCTTTTCAAACTATTAAGCATtcaatccatcacctccaattaAGCACATTTTCACGACAACTAGGAATATCTAACCATTTTATTGAAGATTCTTTGTCCGTGAAAttctctctggattttttttttttaaagaacctatATAACCAGCTAAAAAGAATACATAGCAATTTACAAGGCCTGATTTTATAAGAAGAAAGTAAATTGCTCACTTGTTGCAGGTGTGTTAATTTTATCAAGCCACTAGTGTACCATATTGTACAATGGAAGAGGCAGGTAATTCACTAAATGATCCCCTGGtggaacaaaagaataaatgccTCTCCAGTAAGTGAACCATGTGCTCTCTGTCAGCAGGATCAAAGGTATTGTTTTTTATGTCCTTTCCTATCTCATGGATGCTTACTGAGTTGGCCTTCCTGAGTTAGcaatgcttgcatgctaagtggctttagtcatatccaactctttgcaaccctatagactgtagtctctgtccatgggattctccaggcaaaaacagaggagtgggttgccatgccctcctccaagggatcttctctacccacatatcagacccatgtctcttacgtctcctgcactggcaggagggttctttactagtgccacctgggaagcccaagttggCAATACATGTAGGCAAAAATGCCTCCATCTGTGTCCATGGCATTCCGTCTATCTATAATGTCCTTCAGCTCCCTAAATTTCTGTGCTCAACCAGCTCCTACTTACTATTTGAGACATTTCAACTGTTATTTCTTCTAGAAAGCCTACCCTGATCACTCCATCCTGAGCGAAGTGTTCCCCAAGTGTCCTTTTTATACCTCTGAATACTCAGCACAGTTTATTAGGGTGATTTGATATTCACTCACCTGATTATAAACCTTTTTAGGCTGAAACCTCGGCTTTCACTGTAATACTCAGGGTCCAGCACATTGCTTCATTAAATGATAGCTAAAAAAAATGCTACGATTTAAAAAGTGCCACAAAGTCTCACCTGAATATCAACATTCTAATCCACCAGTAATACTTTCTATTGAGAATAACTGAGCAACATGCCTAACTATGAAGGTTAAGTACagttttctaataaaataaaatgcaacaaTACTTTTGACAGTGCATAATCATTGATGTGATGCATAGTAACTAAGCAAACAATAAGTGACTGTATAAATTACTACCATTGGTAATTTCCTGGAAGGCTTTGGGATGGCATACTTCCATTGGTTGGTGGTGATCAACTTCTTTCTCCATCAAAGATGGGACTCATCTCAACTAGTTCTGCTTCTATTTCAAtggcccctcaaaataaaataaatgtcccaAACTCCAAAACTGCTCCCTACTCCAATATACCGTTCCCACCTTCTACACACTCTCCACtaaaatcattattttctctGGAAACGAGGTTCAGCTGAGAGACTTTTATGGGCCTTATGATCTGCCATTCTTTCCTGGGATTTTTAGATAGAGACACTTCCTTAAAGAGCTGTAAGAACCTCAGACTCCTCTCCTTTACTTTCCTACTTCAagtatcttttttaaataaagaggtGCAGCTTTTCCGGCGGTGACGACCTCCTCACGAGAACATGCCTCTCGCAAAGGATCTTCATCATCCCTCTccagaagaggagaagaggaaacacAAGAAGAAGTGCCTGGTGCAGAGCCCCAATTCCTATTTCATGGATGTAAAATGCCCAGGATGCTATAAAATCACCACCGTCTTCAGCCATGCACAAACAGTAGTTTTGTGTGTTGGCTGCTCtactgtcctctgccagcctacaggaGGAAAAGCAAGGCTTACAGAAGGATGCTCTTTCAGACGGAAGCAGCACTAAAAGTACCCTGTATCAAGATGAACGGGAAACCATCCCAATAAACACGTTTTGGatacaataaataagtaaataaagaggTGCAGTAGGTTGAGTGGTATGAATGAAgaaaacctgacctgcctcaaaATCTCTCCTTTAGACTACTCTGCATTTCCATCATTTACAGTTTCACTCAGGTTcacgcacatgcacgcacacgtgcacacacacgcatgcacaaacacagacacacccacacccactcccacccctgaACGAAGAAAACCTGTCCTGCCTCAAAATCTCTCCTTTAGATTACTCTGCATTTTCCATCTTTTACAGTTTCATTcaggttcacacacacacacacacacacacaacctgccACCAAAAAGCAAACAATCTAAGCAAGATAGGTTTGTCGGTCACTTAGGTGGTTGAAATATGCTGAAATTCATCATATCGGGGCAGAGTTTCGAGGGAAAGTGAGGAAGAGGAGCACATGGAACTGTTGTCCTAAAGCTCTGGTGATGAGAGAAGGAACGACAACAGAAAGGGGAATGAAACTGGGTGAAGCCCcaaaattaactttaaatatcAATCTATAGTTGCCCGAGCAtccctcctttcttcccctctttcctAAAACCCAACTTCCAGGAATTCTCTggttgtccaatggttaggacgCTGCGCTTttgcactgcagggggcatgggtctgAGCCCTGTTCAGGAATCCCAAAGGCACACAGTGCggccaaaacaaataaaagccaATTTCTATCCCCTGAACTTGCCGTGTGAATAGACCTTTTAACTTTCATGGTCTTAACTGTtatattcatttacttttcaCAACAATACTTAGAGCTACACAAAGTCTTCTCATCtccaaaatggggataatacca
This genomic window contains:
- the LOC138095303 gene encoding small ribosomal subunit protein eS27-like is translated as MPLAKDLHHPSPEEEKRKHKKKCLVQSPNSYFMDVKCPGCYKITTVFSHAQTVVLCVGCSTVLCQPTGGKARLTEGCSFRRKQH